AACGGCCTGAACCCTTTTTCGGAACGCCCTGAACATGAACGACCACACACCCGCTACCTCTACATCCCCCCGCTTGCCGCTGGAAGGCCTGCGCGTGGTGGAGTTCACCCACATGGTCATGGGCCCCACCTGCGGCATGGTGCTGGCCGACCTGGGGGCCGAGGTCATCAAGGTCGAGCCCGTGGACGGCGACCGCACGCGCCACCTGCTGGGCGCAGGCGCCGGTTTCTTCCCCATGTTCAACCGCAACAAGAAGAGCATTGCGCTCGACCTGCGCAGCCCCGAGGGCCTGGCGGTGGCGCGCAAGCTGGCCGCATCGGCCGACGTGGTGGCGCAGAACTTCAAGCCCGGCGTGATGACGAAATACGGCCTGGACTACGCCGCGCTGAGCCCGGTCAACCCGCGCCTCATCTACGTCAACCACACGGGCTTTTTGCCGGGCCCGTACGAGCACCGCACAGCGCTCGACGAGGTGGTGCAGATGATGGGCGGCCTGGCCTACATGACCGGCCGCCCCGGCGACCCGCTGCGCGCAGGCAGCAGCGTGAACGACATCATGGGCGGCATGTTTGGCGCGATTGGCGCGATGGCGGCGCTGATGCAGCGTGGCATCACCGGGCGCGGGCAGGAGGTGGACTCGGCCCTGTTCGAGAACAACGTGTTCCTGGTCGGCCAGCACATGATGCAGTACGCCGTCACCGGCAAACCGGCCGCGCCCATGCCCGACCGCATCTCGTCCTGGGCCGTGTACGACGTGTTCAGCGTGAAAGACGGCGGGCAGATCTTTTTGGCCGCCGTGAGCGATGCGCAGTGGCAGACCTTCTGCGACGCCATGGGCTATGCCGACCTGAAGGCCGACACCGGCCTGGCCACCAACAACGACCGCGTGCGCGCCCGCCCCACGCTGATGCCGGTGCTGCGCGAGCGGCTGGCACAGCACACGGCTGACGAACTGGCGGCCATCTTTGAGCGCCACGGACTGCCGTTTGCGCCCATCCGCCGGCCCGAAGAACTGTTTGACGACCCGCACCTGCAGGCCACCGGTGGCCTCGCCGACATCACGCTGCCCGATGGCGAGCGCGCCGGGCAGACCGCGCAGATCACGCTGATGCCGCTGCGCATGGACGGCCAGCGTCTGGATGTGCGCTGCGACCCGCCGCGCCTGGGCCAGCACACGGCCGAGCTGCTGCAGGGCCTGGGCTACACCGCCGATGAAGTGGCCGCACTGCAGGCCAGCGGGGCCATTGCCTGATTTTTCCTTGACGACCGGGGCTCATCACGCGGCGCAGACCGCAGGCCCCGGATTCCAACCCCACTACCGGAGACAACCGTGCCCCAGCCCACCCCTGCTTTTGACATGCACCGCATCGCGCCTGCCCCGCACGGCCTGCCCACGCGTCGCCAGGCCCTGGCCACCGGCGCCGCCGCGCTGGCGGCTGCGGCCTGGGGCCTGCCGCGCGTGGCCCGTGCCCAGGGCGACGGCAAACCGTTGCGCGTGATCCTGCCGCTGTCGGCGGGCTCGGGGGCCGACGGCGCCATCCGCGCCATCAGCACCAGCCTGGCCAAGGCACTGGGCCAGCCCATCGTCATCGAGAACCTGCCGGGCGCGGGTGGCATCACCGGCACCACGCAGATCGTGCGCGCGCCCAAGGACGGCTCGGTGATCGGCGTGGTGTCCAACAACCACGTGGTCAACCCCAGCGTGTACAAGAACATCCCGTTCGACTCGCTGGCCGACATCACACCCATCACCATCCTGGGCGCCACGCCGTTTGTGCTGGTCGCGCACCCTGCGGTACCCGCCAAGACGGTGCAGGAGCTGATCGCACTGGCCAAGTCCAAACCGGGCGTGCTCAACTACGGCTCGTCGGGCAACGGCACCATCCTGCACCTGGGCGCGGCGATGTTTGTGGACCAGGCCAAGCTGGACATCAAGCACATTCCCTACCGCGGCATGGGCCCGCTGATGAACGACATCCTCGGCGGGCAGGTGCAGCTGGGCGTGGTGGCCGTGGCACCGGCGGCCGCGCACATCAAGGCGGGCGCATTGCGCGCCCTGGGTGTGACCACGGCTACCCGCGTGGCGGCACTGCCGGGCGTGCCCACCATCGCCGAGCAAGGGCTGCCGGGCTATGAGCTGGACGGGTGGATTGCCCCGGTGGCGCCTGCGGGCCTGCCCAAGGCGGAACTGGCGCGGCTGTACAACGGCTTCAAGGCCGCCATGGAGATGCCCGAGGCGCGCGACGCGCTGATTGCGCAGGGCTACGAGATCAAGCTCACGCCGCCCGAGCCGGCCGCCGCCTTCTTCCGCAGCGAAGCAGCGCGCATGGCGCAGGTGGTGAAGAACGCCAACGTGAAGATCGACTGACGCAGCGCAGGGACTGCCTGCGGTGTGTTTTTGCAGGGCGTCAGGCCGGTTTTGAGGGTTTTTTGGCGCATGCGCTAGTGCAATATGCCGGAGTAGCTATTGTATTGATAGCAATTGCATGGGCGTCGGGGCCCTGCGCCCCCGGGGCTGCGGCGCCTTCGCAGGGCAGTGTGAGGGGCAACAGCCTTGCGGCCCCGCATCAGGCGCGCGGCGCGGGCAGTGCAGGGTGGGCGTGGCGCAGGCGGAACACCTCCACGGCCTGCACCAGTTGCTGCGCCTGCCCGCTCAGGCTGCCTGCGGCGGCGGCGCTTTCTTCCACCAGGGCGGCGTTCTGCTGCGTGGCCTCGTCCATGCGCACGATGGCTTGCGTCACGCGCAGCATGTCGCTGGTCTGCGCGGCGCTGGCCTGGCTGATCTCTTCCATCAGCGCGCTCACGCCCTGGATGGACGACACCACCTCGGCCATGGTGGTGCCTGCATTGCGCGCCAGGTCCGAGCCGGCCTGCACACGCTCCACGCTGGTCTGGATGAGCTGCTTGATCTCGCGCGCGGCGCTGGCGCTGCGGGTGGCAAGGTTGCGCACCTCACTGGCCACCACGGCAAAGCCCCGGCCCTGTTCACCGGCGCGTGCGGCCTCGACGGCGGCATTGAGCGCGAGGATGTTGGTCTGGAACGCGATGCCGTCGATGACGCCAATGATGTCGGCAATGCGGCGCGAGCTGTCCTGGATGCCCTGCACCACCTCCACCATCTGCGTGACCACATCGCCCCCGCGCTGTGCCACGGTGGCGCCGTTGCGCGCCAGTTCGTTCGCGCGCTGGGCGTTGGAGGCGTTTTGCTGCACGGTGGACTGCAGCTGCTGCATGGACGAGGTGGTCTCGTCCAGCGACGAGGCCTGTTCTTCGGTGCGATGGCTCAGGTCGGCGTTGCCCTGGGCGATTTCAGCGCTGGCGCTGGCCACGCCTTCGGCATTGCTGCGCACGCCGGAGACCACGTTTTCCAGGTTGTCCTGCATGGCGCGCAGGGCCTCCAGCAGGCGCGCGGGCTCATCCTTGCCCTCGACCTCGATGCGGGTGGTCAGGTCGCCCGCCGCCACCTTGTGCGCCACCGACACCGCCACACCCAACGGGCGCACCACCGACCGCGTCAGCAGCCAGCCCGCACAGGCGCCCAGCGCCGTGACCAGTGCAAGGGCGACCAGACTGCTGAACAGTGCGCGCCGGGCGTCTTGCGCTGCTTCCTGGGCGATGGCCGCACTGCTCGCGGCCACCTGCTGGCTCAGCTCGGTGAGCAGCTTGGCGGGGCCCTGGTCGATGTCGGCCACATCCGCATCGCCGGCCGACGGCACAAAGCCGAGCGACTGGAACACCTCAAAGCCCTTGCGGTAGCCCTGCGCCATCTGCGCGTGGGCCTGGGTGAACTTTTGCAGCGCGGCCTTTTCCTGCGCGTCGGTCAGCTGGGGCTCCAGCGCCTTGGCGGCATCGGCCACCCGCTTTTCACTGGCCTGGAAGGCGTTCCAGTGCAGCTCGCGCTTGCGCGAGTCTTCGCCCCGCAGCAGGGTGTTCTTCCACTCCAGCACCTGGGTCTTGAACTCGCTTTCCATGCGGCTCACGGCGCGCTCCTGCGCCACGCGCTGTTGCACCGTGGTGTCGTAGGTGCCCAGCGTTCGGTACAGGGCGGCGATGCCGAACAGCGCGGCCCCCAGCAACAGGGCCAGCACCAGGCCCAGGGCCGTCGCCATGCGTGCGCCGATGGAGTAGTGGGACATTTTCATCAGAGGCTCCAAAGGTTCTGCAGCGGACCCGGAGGGCCTGGCGGTGAGATCAGGCCTTCAGCTTGAGCAAATAGACCATCACGCGGGCGGTGGTGAGGTCCAGTTCCATGAACTCTGCCAAATCCTTGCCGGTGAGCCAAGAGGGTTCCCACCGGTTCTGCTTGAGCGTGCGCAGCCAGGATTCGTGGTGGGTGGCGGCCTCGACAGCGGCCAGCATCTCTGCCGCGCGCGCGGCGGGCACGCCCTTGCCGGTGAACACGCCCCGCCAGTTCGCCATCACGGCGTCCAGCCCATGTTCGCGGAACGATGGCAGACCAAAGACGCTGCGGCGCGACGACACGCCCACCGCGCGCAGCTTGCCGCTGGCAATCGCATCGTTGAACTCGCTGTAGCCCGACAGGCCCAGCGCCGCGTTGCCCGACAGCACGGCCTCGACCACCTCGGCACCGCCGGCGAAGGGCTTGTAGACCAGTCCTTCGGGGTTGGCCTTGGCGGCGCGGGCCAGCACGCCTGCGTAGATGTGGTCCACGCCACCGGCCGAACCACCGGCAATTGGCACCGCCTTGAGGTCGGCACGCAGCGCATCGGCGAGGTCCTTGGTGGTCTTGATGGGCGAGTTGGCTGCGACGGCGGCCACCAGGTAGTCGCTGGTGAGTCGCGCCAGGGGCTGAATCTGTGTCATGTCCACCGCAGGCTTTTGCAGCGCTACGGCGCCCACCATCACCATGCCGCCCATCAGCAGCGTGTTGGGGTCGTTGCTGTACTTTTCGGCGTACTTGGCCAGGCCAATGGTCCCGCCCTTGCCGCCGATGTTTTCGTACTCCACCTGGTCCGCAGCGCCGGCAGCGACCATGGCGGCGCCCAGGGCGCGGCCTGTCTGGTCCCAGCCGCCACCGGCATTGGCCGGAATCACGATGCGCACGGTGCCCGCCAGCTTGGCTGCCTTGGCGGCCGCGGGGGCAGGGCGGGCTGCCCCGGCAGCGCTCTGCGCCCAGGCGGAAGGGCCAAGCGTGCTCCAGGCCAGGGCGGTAGCGACAGATTGGGCGATGGCCCGGCGGCGGTCGATGGCTGCAGACATGGAAAGTCCTTTGACAAGTGAGGAGGCAGGAAAGGCGTCGGGAATCAGATATTCAGGCCACTGCAGGAGCGCCCTGAGTGTGTCGTTTGCGCGTTGCCACGCCGAGGCAACGCCGTCAGCCGGTGGGGCATGCGCAGGGAAGGGATCTGCACACCACCACCTGGGCTGCGCGCAATGGTCGCCAGCCAAGCTGTCAGTCTGCTGTCGCTGGCATCAGGGTAAACGCGGGGTTTGGGGCGCCATCCACAGCGGTCGAGCGGATCTGTGCACTATGAAAAACGCCCTGCGCCGCAGGTGCGGGGCAGGGCGTTGGAGCCAGCAAAGGCTGGGTTGCGAGGCTTACGGCGCTTACAGCGAGTCGATGAAGCTGCGCAGCTTGTCGGACCGGCTGGGGTGCTTGAGCTTGCGCAGCGCCTTGGCTTCTATTTGGCGAATGCGCTCGCGGGTCACGTCGAACTGCTTGCCCACTTCTTCCAGGGTGTGGTCGCTGGTCATTTCAATACCGAAGCGCATGCGCAGCACCTTGGCTTCGCGCGGCGTGAGGCCGTCCAGGATGTCCTTGACCACATCGCGCAGGCCCGCCTGCATGGCGGCTTCGATAGGCGCGGTGTTGGCACCGTCCTCGATGAAGTCGCCCAGGTGGCTGTCGTCGTCGTCCCCGATTGGCGTTTCCATGGAGATCGGCTCCTTGGCGATCTTCATGATCTTGCGGATCTTGTCCTCGGGGATTTCCATCTTGGCCGCCAGGATGGACGCATCGGGCTCGAAGCCAAACTCTTGCAAGTGCTGGCGGCTGATGCGGTTCATCTTGTTGATCGTCTCGATCATGTGCACCGGAATACGGATGGTGCGCGCCTGGTCGGCGATCGAGCGAGTGATGGCCTGGCGAATCCACCAGGTAGCGTAGGTCGAGAACTTGTAGCCCCGGCGGTATTCGAACTTGTCCACCGCCTTCATCAGGCCGATGTTGCCTTCCTGGATCAAGTCAAGGAACTGCAGGCCACGGTTGGTGTACTTCTTGGCAATCGAGATCACGAGGCGCAGGTTGGCCTCGATCATTTCCTTCTTGGCATCGCGCGAGGTGGCTTCACCTTCGTTCATGCGCTTGTTGATGCCTTTGAGCTCGGCCAGCGGCACCACGACGCGCGACTGCAGGTCGATCAGCTTTTGCTGCAGGTCCTGGATGGGCGGAATGTTGCGCGCCATCACGGCCGACCAGGGCTTGCCAGCGGCGGCCTGCTTCTCGACCCACTGCAGGTTCAGCAGGTTGGGCGGGAAGTCCTTGATGAAGGTCTCCTGAGGCATGCCGCACTTGTCCACGATGATGCGGCGCAGCTCGCGTTCCTTCTTGCGCACATCGTCCACCTGGCCGCGCACCATGTCGCACAGCTTCTCGATGGTCTTGGCGGTAAAGCGGATGGTCATCAGCTCGGCCGACAAGGCCTGCTGGGCCTTGATGTAGGCAGGCGTGCCATAGCCTTCCTTGTCGTACACCTTGTGCACTTTTTCAAACAGCTCGCGCAGCTTGTCAAAGCGCTCCAGCGCCTGCTTCTTGAGTTCTTCGAGCTTCTTGGTCAGCGCCTTGGAGCCGCCCTTGCCGTCGTCATCGTCGGCCTCGTCGAATTCGTCGAAGTCTTCTTCGGCCACATAGTCGTCGGCCTCGTTGGGGTTGGAGAAGCCGTCCACGATGGTCGAGATGACGACCTTGCCTTCGCGGATTTCCTCGCCCATGTTGAGGATCTCGGCGATGGTGGCGGGCGATGCGCTGATCGCCTCCATCATGGCCATCAGGCCGCCTTCGATGCGCTTGGCGATTTCGATTTCGCCTTCGCGGGTCAGTAGCTCCACGGTGCCCATTTCGCGCATGTACATGCGCACGGGGTCGGTGGTGCGGCCGAATTCCGAGTCCACGGTGGACAGCGCGGCTTCAGCGGCTTCTTCAGCTTCTTCTTCTGTAGCACCTGCGGGAGCGTTGTCCGTGATGATCAGCGCTTCGGCGTCAGGCGTCTGCTCGTACACCGCCACGCCCAGGTCGTTCAGGGTGGTGATGACGGCTTCGAGGGTTTCGGCATCGACCAGCTTGTCGGGCAAGTGGTCGTTGATTTCCACGTGCGTGAGGTAGCCGCGGGTCTTGCCCAGCTTGATCAGGGCCTTGAGGCGCTGGCGGCGCTTTTGCATGTCTTCTTCGGACAGGACGGTTTCGTCCAGGCCGAATTCCTTCATCAAGGCGCGTTCCTTCGCCTTGCTGATCTTCATGCGCAGAGGCTTGACCTTCTCGACCGTGGCGGCGGCCTCAGGGGTCTCTTCGATCTCGCCTTCGAGGTCGGCTTCGATGTCCGACAGGTCGGTGTCGTCCACGCTCTCATCGCCGCCGGCGGCTGCCTTGGGCTTGCGGCCGCGCTTGGCGGGCGCTTTGGCTTCGGCGGCACCAGCGGCCTTGGCAGGGCGGCCAGGCTTTTTCTTGGGCGCTTCTTCGTCGTCCGCAGCTGCGGCGACGGCCTTGGCGCGGGCAGGTTTTTTCTTCAGCAACTCATCGGCAGCTTTGATCAGCTCGGCGGTACTTTTCACGGGCAC
Above is a window of Acidovorax sp. KKS102 DNA encoding:
- a CDS encoding CaiB/BaiF CoA-transferase family protein, translated to MNDHTPATSTSPRLPLEGLRVVEFTHMVMGPTCGMVLADLGAEVIKVEPVDGDRTRHLLGAGAGFFPMFNRNKKSIALDLRSPEGLAVARKLAASADVVAQNFKPGVMTKYGLDYAALSPVNPRLIYVNHTGFLPGPYEHRTALDEVVQMMGGLAYMTGRPGDPLRAGSSVNDIMGGMFGAIGAMAALMQRGITGRGQEVDSALFENNVFLVGQHMMQYAVTGKPAAPMPDRISSWAVYDVFSVKDGGQIFLAAVSDAQWQTFCDAMGYADLKADTGLATNNDRVRARPTLMPVLRERLAQHTADELAAIFERHGLPFAPIRRPEELFDDPHLQATGGLADITLPDGERAGQTAQITLMPLRMDGQRLDVRCDPPRLGQHTAELLQGLGYTADEVAALQASGAIA
- a CDS encoding tripartite tricarboxylate transporter substrate binding protein; the protein is MHRIAPAPHGLPTRRQALATGAAALAAAAWGLPRVARAQGDGKPLRVILPLSAGSGADGAIRAISTSLAKALGQPIVIENLPGAGGITGTTQIVRAPKDGSVIGVVSNNHVVNPSVYKNIPFDSLADITPITILGATPFVLVAHPAVPAKTVQELIALAKSKPGVLNYGSSGNGTILHLGAAMFVDQAKLDIKHIPYRGMGPLMNDILGGQVQLGVVAVAPAAAHIKAGALRALGVTTATRVAALPGVPTIAEQGLPGYELDGWIAPVAPAGLPKAELARLYNGFKAAMEMPEARDALIAQGYEIKLTPPEPAAAFFRSEAARMAQVVKNANVKID
- a CDS encoding methyl-accepting chemotaxis protein translates to MKMSHYSIGARMATALGLVLALLLGAALFGIAALYRTLGTYDTTVQQRVAQERAVSRMESEFKTQVLEWKNTLLRGEDSRKRELHWNAFQASEKRVADAAKALEPQLTDAQEKAALQKFTQAHAQMAQGYRKGFEVFQSLGFVPSAGDADVADIDQGPAKLLTELSQQVAASSAAIAQEAAQDARRALFSSLVALALVTALGACAGWLLTRSVVRPLGVAVSVAHKVAAGDLTTRIEVEGKDEPARLLEALRAMQDNLENVVSGVRSNAEGVASASAEIAQGNADLSHRTEEQASSLDETTSSMQQLQSTVQQNASNAQRANELARNGATVAQRGGDVVTQMVEVVQGIQDSSRRIADIIGVIDGIAFQTNILALNAAVEAARAGEQGRGFAVVASEVRNLATRSASAAREIKQLIQTSVERVQAGSDLARNAGTTMAEVVSSIQGVSALMEEISQASAAQTSDMLRVTQAIVRMDEATQQNAALVEESAAAAGSLSGQAQQLVQAVEVFRLRHAHPALPAPRA
- a CDS encoding tripartite tricarboxylate transporter substrate-binding protein, with amino-acid sequence MSAAIDRRRAIAQSVATALAWSTLGPSAWAQSAAGAARPAPAAAKAAKLAGTVRIVIPANAGGGWDQTGRALGAAMVAAGAADQVEYENIGGKGGTIGLAKYAEKYSNDPNTLLMGGMVMVGAVALQKPAVDMTQIQPLARLTSDYLVAAVAANSPIKTTKDLADALRADLKAVPIAGGSAGGVDHIYAGVLARAAKANPEGLVYKPFAGGAEVVEAVLSGNAALGLSGYSEFNDAIASGKLRAVGVSSRRSVFGLPSFREHGLDAVMANWRGVFTGKGVPAARAAEMLAAVEAATHHESWLRTLKQNRWEPSWLTGKDLAEFMELDLTTARVMVYLLKLKA
- the rpoD gene encoding RNA polymerase sigma factor RpoD produces the protein MPAQKSAKSPKSASGTAAKAVSKTAAKAPAKAAPKKAAAAAPAPVAKKVKTVPVKSTAELIKAADELLKKKPARAKAVAAAADDEEAPKKKPGRPAKAAGAAEAKAPAKRGRKPKAAAGGDESVDDTDLSDIEADLEGEIEETPEAAATVEKVKPLRMKISKAKERALMKEFGLDETVLSEEDMQKRRQRLKALIKLGKTRGYLTHVEINDHLPDKLVDAETLEAVITTLNDLGVAVYEQTPDAEALIITDNAPAGATEEEAEEAAEAALSTVDSEFGRTTDPVRMYMREMGTVELLTREGEIEIAKRIEGGLMAMMEAISASPATIAEILNMGEEIREGKVVISTIVDGFSNPNEADDYVAEEDFDEFDEADDDDGKGGSKALTKKLEELKKQALERFDKLRELFEKVHKVYDKEGYGTPAYIKAQQALSAELMTIRFTAKTIEKLCDMVRGQVDDVRKKERELRRIIVDKCGMPQETFIKDFPPNLLNLQWVEKQAAAGKPWSAVMARNIPPIQDLQQKLIDLQSRVVVPLAELKGINKRMNEGEATSRDAKKEMIEANLRLVISIAKKYTNRGLQFLDLIQEGNIGLMKAVDKFEYRRGYKFSTYATWWIRQAITRSIADQARTIRIPVHMIETINKMNRISRQHLQEFGFEPDASILAAKMEIPEDKIRKIMKIAKEPISMETPIGDDDDSHLGDFIEDGANTAPIEAAMQAGLRDVVKDILDGLTPREAKVLRMRFGIEMTSDHTLEEVGKQFDVTRERIRQIEAKALRKLKHPSRSDKLRSFIDSL